ATGACGCAGATGATGTTCTAAGTCTATTTTGTGTTTTCTAAGGCTTGCCTTCTCCTTAGACCTGCAAAATTGATTGGACTTAAATTGAGCAGCTTCTGGAACCCAGATTGGCCTGAATTGAAACGATCCAATCTGAAATGGCTCAATCCAAAATCACTTGTATTGGCCTAAAGTAACCAATTTGGAATGACATATTACTTTAACTACGTAAAAAATTGCGAAAACCTTAGTAGACACGACATGAAATGGCCTGACTGGAAACCCGATAATTGGATCCACAAACGACCTGACCTATAGTACCATACCCAAAATAGATATGAACCCAAACTGACCCGACCATTCCAAATAATGAATACACCCAAAAAAATTGTTTTGTACCAAGCTGAATGGCCTGATTCACGATTCGCCATTTGCCACATGCCCTATTAGATAACCAATTTACTGAGTTATGATCATTTTGATTCTTGTCAATTATTGAAATGGGGATGGATTTACAATTTATATTTCTGATTTCTTGTATCTGTTGTGCAATATATAGGCTTTATCACAAAAGAGCCGAAGATTTATGATTTATGTTCACTCTAAGGGCATGATAGTGGATGACGAGTATGTGATCTTGGGTTCTGCAAACGTCAATCAGCGTTCAATGGAGGGAACCAGAGACACCGAGATTGCAATGGGAGCCTATCAGCCTCTTTACACTTGGGCAAAGAAGTCAGGGCATCCATTTGGGCAGGTATATTCCCATGAATCATTTAAAGTTGGCATATATGTAATTATTAACTCATATGTACGACATTGTACCCAGTTACTCAAAGGCTTCCGTGAGATGTACGTAGTATACCCCTTGTGTTGAGAACACGGGACTGTTTCTAGATGACCCATACGACAACCGCGTAGAGTATTAATAGATCCATTAGGTAACAATATTAGTGTCTTTGGCTCCATTAGGTAACAATATTATATGTAATTGTTTGCTATTCCCATGAATAAAacagcacaaattctcattgaaaatggacattatccgtcacaagttgaagacggatagtgtctctctcacaaaatgcaaatggatagtgcaagtggggtgaaatggatacccccacttgccctcgcacttgcattttgtgagagggtattgaaaacggacactatccgtcacaagttgaagacggatagtgtctctctcacaaaatgcaaatggatagtgcaagtggggTGAAATGGATACCCCCTTGCTtgcctcccacttgcattttgtgaatCATACTATCTCTGTCTTGACCATGACGGATAgtggccgtcttcaatgagacggaCTGAACAAACAGTATGTTTTGCACGTGAATAAAAGAGCACACTGAGATATGAATGAAAATGCGAAGTTGAATAAAGTGTGTGGTCACACACCGTAATGGCAACGAATTACATTACAAAGGGATTTCAAGTGAGTTTTATTTTCATGGATTAGTTATAAAGATCTAAGGAGGTAGAATTTAGACTGCAATCCACTTTCTTTGCAGTGAGTTTGTGATCCTTGAAACAGTTTGTGATCAAGAAAGAACTGGTTGATCACAATCAGTGTACATATGTGTAATCAAATGACATGTTTATTACTATACTTGTCGTGCAGATATATGGTTATAGAATGTCCCTTTGGGCAGAACACCTCGGACTTGTTGATGACTGCTTCACTGAACCAGAAACCGTCGAGTGTGTAAGAAAAGTAAGAACAATGGGGGAGATGAACTGGAAACAATTTGCAGCCGAAGATCCAAAAGAAATGGCCGGCCACCTGCTTAAGTACCCTGTTGACGTTGATAGAAGGGGAAAGGTAAGGCCCCTTCCTGGTTGTGAAAATTTTCCCGATCTTGGTGGAAGCATATGTGGCTCCTTCCTTGCAATTCAAGAAAACCTCACCATCTGAGCTTCTAATTCACATCACCAAGTAGGTTTTATCGAGATTATGTAATATTTGAGTATGAGATAAGACTGCCTATATACACTAAAAAAGAGTACAGTTTTTTGAGGTAGTTTTATCATGGATAGGCTTTCTAACTGTACATTGTCTTCatgttttcccttttctccttttgaGGATGTAATTTTAGACACAGTTGTGAGTAGTACTCCATACTTGTGTATAGCGGTATAATATCAATTTGGATCGTCTCCATTTCCATACTCGTATAACAGTTGGTTATTATAAATAAGATGTAAGTTTTCATACTACAAGCAATCGAACAATTATCTTTTATCGTGTTACATGTTCTATATATGGTAGATTGGGAATTTTTATTATGTGCTACCTCTTAAATGGGCACTACATTCCTCGAAGCCCCTTGGCTACCCTCTCGTTTCAATGGTATTAAACATCGGTTTTTCATCTTCTGATCAAACAATTTCCAATTAGGGGATCTTCAAAAAGTGCTGGTACTTGACTGATACACCCTAGCTGACCGATGCCAGGCTAACATTTGACCGACATTCTCGAGCAATTAGAAAACAAACGGCACTGGTTGATTGTCCATAACAGAGTAATGCTACCATAATTCATAATCGTTACCATAGATGCCGcaattttttttacatttttagtACCATGATCAATTCCCGTCCTATGCGCCACAGCATCATTTTCTTCAGCATGACAGAGTACATAAAGGGGGATAATCCTTGTTATCAGCAAAGTACCATTGCAAAAAGTATAATGATTCAACATTTCATCAAAAATTAATAAACGAAATTTTTTGGACAATACTAACTACTCCGTAATAAAGATTCTGCACTTGGTACATAAGAAATGCTATATAATGATTGGTACTCACGAATCAAGATTCAGTTGAATCCCGTCAACATCAAAACTGTACCTTGTGTGTCCCTTTGCAAAGGAAAAGAGATCATCATAATCATTTATGCAGCTCAAGTGATATTCACAAGTCTAGCACGTTTAGTATTCGGGTCGACTTCTGCTCGAAGTCCAATGTCAGCAAGTTGAGGAAGATCAACAGTGCCTTGCATCTCTAAACTTGCCACAACTTGCTGGTTTTCTGCATTACCTTCCAGTAAACTTTTAGCACAAAATATGCCCCATTCCCTAAGAAAAGGGTTGTCTTCGTCAAGAACACATTGTTGTAAAAGAAGAATAACCCCATTCTTTTGCCTTACTTCATCTTGTACATTCTTCCTTCTATACGAGCAATTCCCGATGACTGCAACTATGTCTCTTCTGAAACCCTTATATGGGCAAACTTTAGGTGACTCACTATCTCCCATTTCGCCCTCAGACCGACTGGTGGTTTTCCTGATTGATGATGGAAGCTCTAGTTCACGAAGTAAAGATAAGAGCAGGTCCAAGAATCCCCTGTCAATCAATGAATTAACAACTACAGAACTGTCTTGTGCACATGTATCTCTCAGGACAGTCAGTGAATAACCTAACACATCGATCGAAGCAGACCCAGTAGGCAAACCAGATTGGCCTCTGGTGTGAAAGTCCACGATTTTGACGGCTGTCTCAAAAATACCAAGAATATATAAAGCAAAGTCGATATTGATATGAATCTCCTTAAGTCGCTCATTCAAAATTTCCGAGACCATGCGCAGAAGATATGCTTGTGAGGTAGTAAATCTCTTTTCGGGATTTTTCAAGTTTTCAGAAGCAAAATTTTCACTTAGCACAGAAAATAAGACTGAAAAATGAGATTCCTCTAGGCATATTCTTGAGATAAGTAGCTTCAGCCAATCTTCTCCGAACCCAACTGAAAGCACAAAAGGAAATGTCGTTTAGACCATTTTCCATCCAACATTAAGGCTACTTTGAACAAACGACACCAACAATCACAAAAACATATACTAGTGAGACCGGTCCTATCAATCATGTAATGAAACAGCCACTACATTCGGATTGGGCAAGTCTCACACATTGTGAGACCGCCTCATACAAGACTCACTACCCAATAAAAAAAAGGGGATGTATAAAGCTACCTTCTGAGGCGGTCCTAGCAATTTCTGCGATTACAGCTAACCCTGGATCTCTGCAAAGCTCGGTAAACAGTTCAGAGCTTCCATCACTACACGTATAAATAATCATACACAGAGGATCACAAGTCTCCCTTCTACGAACTCCAGCAATTTTAAGAAAGACGTCGGGAAACAGTCGGTCCCATATAGCACGTTGATGTTTCTCCCCGGCAAGTGATATATTTGCCAGTACTTGTAAGGCAGCACGTATAATCCCATAACCAAAATCATCACAGTCAAACCGCACATTATTAATTACACCCGAAATAACTGCAACTCCATTTAACTCAAGAAACAAGTTCTGGTTTGTTGCCTCTCCTGCACATAAGTTTCTTAGCAGCCTAAGAGACAGCAAAAGAAGATGATGAGCAGATTCACCAACGAGAGACTGTGAAAGCTTTAGTACTGATCCAAGAATACCCTTGGAAGCAAGCTCCAACCGACCTTTATCGTTTCTAGAAGTTTCAGTAAGAATTTGAAGGGCTTCATCCAATGATGAAGAATTCGAAGTTCTTAACAAAGACTCAATAACATCCTCCGGGATGCTCAACTGTTGGGCCAATGCAGAATCCATTTCCTACACATATTTTCGACACATACCCACATCCAATAAATATTTGCTGATGACAAAATTCATGTCATACACCTCATTATATAAATGTCTGAATCATTTAGACCGTCGCACACATTACTAACCGTCTGCTAATACATAATAATCATAGATATAACCCTAAATCATATATAGATGATTCATCGCAAAAACCGTAAAAAAAATGGAATCTTTACAGGAAAAGTAACATTACCCTTCACAATTTAAAGGTTCAAACTTAATTCCCATTACATCAAAAGACTTGAAATTTGAGAAACATAATCCAAGTAGTTATTGTACTAACATAAACAACTAAAACCCTAGTAAAATCAGCTATTAATTGATGAAAACTAGTGTATAATCTAATCAAACCCAGAAACATGATGGCTTTAACATTAACTAATTCCATAATGTTATCAGCATAAAGCAAGTTCATATCATATTATAAGCATACTTGGATTGATTACAGAAgattaaagaaaaacaaataataaaagtGCAGCGAAGAATGTTAAATCTAACCTTAAATTACAGCAGAGTCGCGTTCAGACTTGAGACTCATAATACACCACTTCGTTCAAGAATTCTGACTTAATATTACGTGATCGATGCGCACTCGGACTTCCTATTGAGTGAGGCAGGGGATTAGACTGATGGGAGTACCGACTCCCTCTCATACTATAAACACAAAATCTcttttgtgacggcacgtatccgtcactttggagtgacggataccattttccctcataaatgacccaaatagaggagagagggaagcacatggaggtgcccccaccttgtccccctatccgttttgtgagtggcattatccgtaacttgttccgacccgtcttcagcaagactaattgtacTATAAATGAGGTAATATCTTATTTAGAAATTCGCTTTAGGAAGGTTCTAGTCGtaaataaaacttgttaaagtTAATGTTGCACCATAtagtatactccctcctattcacaataaactaccctatttctttttccgtctattcacaataacttctctattttcttttttggtaagtgtttgtgtggtccaaatttaattgtatggtgtggtagtgtatttgtgtggtccaaatttaattatatgatggggtagtgtgtttccttaatttttgtgtcaaaatgaaatgagaggtttattgtgaataggagggagtatatgtttatttttttatgatgtcaaggtgttttataatttatatactcgttgcgcgtaatcgtttgtctaagtcttttagattagacttatctaatacaagcaacaaaggaaattgtgatggaagtatacaatagtcaagcctcaattcaagatcaaacatgtgaagatttattcaagatttatgtgaagacgaagtccgtctaaagattaatcaagcttggatgatgatgtagcctatactcgattagaatagtataggtgattatctcgtaatgataaccaagaatgagtttcttgaattggtaaagttatagctttgcataacattactagtaaaagagttcaatgttatagctctcctactataacattgagatgctgagtttattatacacgacatataatgtttcaaaattgttttgaaaattgtttaaagtttattttaaatgttttgataagagtatttattttattaagcccggtttagtgcggagttcggttttatgttgaacgttgactagtagtctttttgggtcaacttatgagttggaccatgctactaattagggtttcaacaaagcctctcttaaaacctaaattctaactcatatattgagctagggtttgcacgagtcacgaggcatatgagccgtgacatctcgtgtaacctaaggtatatttggtaaagatttatTCTGTaaggaatatctttacatatcttgtatatcttacttaatatattctatcttttggaatattctttattatcttttaggcttttaggaaagaagtaatagaagatatgatttgttaacatatctcatattttcggccattagggttttaGAAACCGAGTTGCCTTATTCTTTCctccctataaatactttgctctttgcaacatttaacagagagaccttaagcataaaattgatctTATTTTTACAGAACAAAATCGTGTGTGTCAAagcagaaaaccgttttgttattttgaaaggtcgtgtattCTAAGctcgtatattcatttgttaaagttatcgttataagataatagtgcttatttgatttcttacttgttcattaacgtgaacttttagtagaatcattagtgctttcttattagcgtaagttagtcactcgagtatttaacggtactcattgagttacagctagagttagttgtacgagttgggttagtaaatttgtaatccgtagaaaggtactaaaattattaatcgagaatagtggacgtaggtttcgacttgtgaaactgaaccacttcaaaaccg
This sequence is a window from Silene latifolia isolate original U9 population chromosome 8, ASM4854445v1, whole genome shotgun sequence. Protein-coding genes within it:
- the LOC141596836 gene encoding uncharacterized protein LOC141596836; this encodes MDSALAQQLSIPEDVIESLLRTSNSSSLDEALQILTETSRNDKGRLELASKGILGSVLKLSQSLVGESAHHLLLLSLRLLRNLCAGEATNQNLFLELNGVAVISGVINNVRFDCDDFGYGIIRAALQVLANISLAGEKHQRAIWDRLFPDVFLKIAGVRRRETCDPLCMIIYTCSDGSSELFTELCRDPGLAVIAEIARTASEVGFGEDWLKLLISRICLEESHFSVLFSVLSENFASENLKNPEKRFTTSQAYLLRMVSEILNERLKEIHINIDFALYILGIFETAVKIVDFHTRGQSGLPTGSASIDVLGYSLTVLRDTCAQDSSVVVNSLIDRGFLDLLLSLLRELELPSSIRKTTSRSEGEMGDSESPKVCPYKGFRRDIVAVIGNCSYRRKNVQDEVRQKNGVILLLQQCVLDEDNPFLREWGIFCAKSLLEGNAENQQVVASLEMQGTVDLPQLADIGLRAEVDPNTKRARLVNIT